From the Nitrospirota bacterium genome, the window ATTGAGCCGAAACGCGCGCATTCTGAGGGCTGGTTCCTGCAGCATTCGGGATGCCTGAGATGGCCCCGTCAAGATACATGACGGCCGTAAGGGTCACGGGTGTGCAGCAGGGCTGGCCATGGAGCGTGAAGTAGTCTTCAACAGACCCCCAAGCATGTACACTGTCACCCGGCAGAGCGTACGCAATGGGCCCCGAGCGTGCCCAGGGGAGCGTTCGACAGGGCCGAAGCGAAGCTTCCAAGGGGGGGGCCTGCTCCATAGCTTTCAAACGCGTGGGTCGTTCCGTATCCGCCACTGCTGTGGCTATAATAAGGATTGTCAAATTGCACTCCCGCCATGGTTCTCACTATGGTTGAAGTGGCGTTTGCGGGAACTGCGAGGCAAAAGAACAACAGGCCCATCGCGCCGGCGGCGCCGCCAAAAAACCTCAAACCCCTTTTGAAGAGAGCTTCTTTTTTCATCGTTTTTTACCTCCTCATAAGGCATGATGGATATGATATGGTTTTAGTATAAAATACGCAATATTCATGCCAGACACCTCTTATTTATAACACCTTAAATTATCTAAGTTCTTCATGTCATGTCAAATCCCTCAAAACGGCAAATTGTAAAATTTCTTAAACTGGCGTATAGTTTTTTGACACCCGCTCCTCTGTTATAACTTATTGTTTTACAATTAAATTATAATGTTTCTGCGAATTTGTAAAAAATGAGGTGTAAAGATTCTTTACATTTTTATGTTTTTTTCTTAATTTATCTTTGAAATTTTTTCTATAAAATCAAATAGTTACGATTTTTTTAGTTTTGGCATGCAGTTTGCTTTTAATAATCATTAAATAAAATAGGCACAATTTACTTTAAAAATAAAACCAGAGACCAGGAGGTTAAAATGAGATACAGATGGATAATAGCCGCCTTATTTTTTCTGACTGCGACAAACGCAAACGCGACGATTTTCACCTATGAGTTTGACGGTGCAGTAACAACTATTTTGCACGATGACAGCGCTAACACATTTTCCAGTAATTTTGCGGTAGGTGATTTAGTGCACGGCACCTACACGCTGGATGATACAATAATCCCTACTTTCCCCCGGCCAAGCTTTGCCAGATATTCCGGGAATTCTTTTAACGTGACGATTGGCTCACATAATTTCTCTGGCTCGGCCGATCACCGTGTATTTAACAATGATCTTCCTTCTATTAATGATGCATTTTCGATTATCAATGAAACAGGTTATACGGCGCCCAGTCTTGGCGACCTGATCAGTAGAACATTCTTTTTACAGTTTTTTGACAGCACACGTACGGTATTCTCAAATACTGACATGGTATTAAACCCGCCGCCTCTGTCAAATTTTGACTCTCAGATAAACGGTCTGAGACTCGACAACAAATTCAATCCCGATGATTATGGAGCTCTATATTACAATATAAATTCACTTGCTCCTGTTCCTGAACCCTCAACCCTTCTCCTTTTGGGAAGCGGGATGACGGGGCTGGTTGCGATGAGGAGATTCAGATTTAGGAAATAGTTTTTTCTTTTATCACAGTAAAAATGCCCACTTGATGAATCATCGGTGGGCATTTTTATTTAAACTCAAATGGACTTTTATTGGAGAAAACTCAAAAAACCACTCTGAAATTAACAAACAGGGTCGACCAGTCTGGATGATTTAACCTTGTGCGCGTGCAGACGGGGATTTTAATGTTGGAAAGGTTATTTATGCCTCTGGAGTTCGTTGTAAGGGCGGCATGATGACCGGCTTGAATCTCATTGTGGGATTCGAACCCCAGTTATATTAATGCCTTACCTCATCTTCGATCGCCTTCTGAACAAACTGATTTAAGGATATACCCATGAGTGCCGCCTTCTCCAAGGCCTTTTTATGTATCTCCGGGGATATTCGGACATTAAAACTGCCCTTGGCTGATTTTAGCGGTTCTTTACCGGCCTCTTTGCAGAGTTTAACATAATCATCCACCGCTTCATGGAAAGCTTTTATAATCTCCTTTACGCTGTCCCCTTCAAAGGTCACAAGGTCATTTATTCCTTCGATCTTTCCATGAAAAACCTTATCCTCTGCATCGAAATGAACCGAGCCGATAAATCCTTTATATGTTAATACGTCTTTCATCATATGACCCTCCTGTTGCCAATGACGGCATAAAGTTTAACGTTATTAAATTATCCCCTTGTTCTTAAGTTCATCCTCGACATTATCCAGTTGGTAGCGTTTAAGCTCTGGCCTTGGGTGCGGCTTGTGGAGCCTTATAATATGCTTTGTTTCGTAATTGATAAACGCAACCCTTGAACCGGATGTTTTCCCCATCTTTACTTCTTCATAGCCGAAACCTTGCAAGAGCCTGGCAAGCTCATCGAATGTAAAATCCTTCGGTTTAGATAAAAACCTTTTTAAGAGCTTTTCGGCTTTACTCATTGTGGAATTATAATATCAAAAATTAATTTATGCAACTGAATTTTAGTTACAAAGGACTTTCGGGCGGTTTGAACCAATTCAGGAAATAGTTGGTCTAAAAGCCGTGCAAGAGATTCTACC encodes:
- a CDS encoding PEP-CTERM sorting domain-containing protein gives rise to the protein MRYRWIIAALFFLTATNANATIFTYEFDGAVTTILHDDSANTFSSNFAVGDLVHGTYTLDDTIIPTFPRPSFARYSGNSFNVTIGSHNFSGSADHRVFNNDLPSINDAFSIINETGYTAPSLGDLISRTFFLQFFDSTRTVFSNTDMVLNPPPLSNFDSQINGLRLDNKFNPDDYGALYYNINSLAPVPEPSTLLLLGSGMTGLVAMRRFRFRK
- a CDS encoding type II toxin-antitoxin system HicA family toxin, which translates into the protein MSKAEKLLKRFLSKPKDFTFDELARLLQGFGYEEVKMGKTSGSRVAFINYETKHIIRLHKPHPRPELKRYQLDNVEDELKNKGII
- a CDS encoding type II toxin-antitoxin system HicB family antitoxin, giving the protein MKDVLTYKGFIGSVHFDAEDKVFHGKIEGINDLVTFEGDSVKEIIKAFHEAVDDYVKLCKEAGKEPLKSAKGSFNVRISPEIHKKALEKAALMGISLNQFVQKAIEDEVRH